From a region of the Paraburkholderia caribensis genome:
- a CDS encoding GFA family protein: MSHADIYRGQCFCGAVQFTLIGKPAGMGYCHCESCRRWSASPINAFTLWSPDALCVTHGADDISTYNKTPHSYRKWCRLCGGHLFTVHPGLGLIDVYAAVVDDFPYAAGVHVHYPESVLPMNDGLPKFRDLPGEMGGSGISAVE, translated from the coding sequence ATGAGTCACGCGGATATCTATCGAGGCCAGTGCTTTTGCGGCGCCGTCCAGTTCACGTTGATTGGCAAGCCTGCGGGAATGGGCTATTGCCATTGCGAGTCGTGCCGCCGCTGGTCGGCCAGCCCGATCAATGCATTCACGCTGTGGAGCCCCGACGCTCTGTGCGTCACGCATGGTGCCGACGACATCAGCACGTACAACAAGACACCGCACAGTTATCGCAAGTGGTGCAGGTTGTGCGGTGGACATCTCTTCACGGTGCATCCGGGACTCGGCCTGATCGATGTCTATGCCGCGGTTGTAGACGACTTCCCCTATGCAGCGGGTGTGCACGTTCACTACCCCGAGTCCGTGCTCCCTATGAACGATGGCCTGCCAAAATTCAGGGACCTGCCTGGCGAAATGGGCGGCTCGGGCATCTCCGCAGTCGAGTAA
- a CDS encoding AraC family transcriptional regulator encodes MDAFSDVLRVVRLGGAVYLNADLTAPWCVVGEVTSELCATFLPRAERIVSYHLITEGSCRAALVDDPASAIRVDAGELLVVPQGEAHLMGSSLDVEPAPSDELMSKYLSTSPGEVMTLNYGGGGAHTRIICGFLACDDSLTNPVLSALPRLFKVDMRNDPQSAWLESSLKLAANEAADWRVGSAIVLARLSELLFVKAVQRCIEALPADRKGWLAGVGDRFVGRALAMLHAQPAYGWTVEELARKVGLSRSALAQRFTELLGQPPMQYLARWRLQVAAQALRDGNQTLAAVAEQVGYESEAAFNRAFKREFGMPPASWRRGKGLDGSRDSIDANTNTRIGGVSSDERLVTD; translated from the coding sequence ATGGATGCTTTCTCGGATGTCCTTCGCGTGGTGCGTCTCGGAGGGGCGGTGTATCTAAACGCCGACTTAACCGCACCCTGGTGTGTCGTCGGGGAAGTCACATCGGAGCTGTGCGCCACGTTTCTGCCGCGCGCCGAACGCATCGTGTCCTATCACCTCATCACTGAAGGCAGTTGCCGGGCTGCCCTTGTTGACGATCCTGCTTCTGCGATTCGTGTCGATGCGGGCGAACTTCTTGTCGTGCCGCAAGGCGAAGCGCATCTGATGGGCAGTTCACTCGACGTCGAGCCCGCGCCTTCAGACGAGTTGATGTCGAAGTATCTGAGTACCTCGCCGGGTGAAGTGATGACGTTGAACTACGGTGGCGGTGGCGCGCACACGCGGATCATCTGCGGCTTTCTTGCCTGCGACGATTCGTTGACGAATCCGGTCCTTTCAGCATTGCCACGACTCTTCAAGGTCGACATGCGCAACGATCCGCAATCGGCGTGGCTCGAATCGTCGTTGAAGCTCGCGGCCAACGAAGCGGCCGACTGGCGCGTCGGCAGCGCAATCGTGCTGGCGCGGCTTTCGGAGTTGCTTTTCGTGAAGGCGGTGCAACGTTGCATCGAGGCGCTGCCGGCGGATCGCAAGGGCTGGCTGGCGGGCGTGGGCGATCGTTTCGTTGGCCGCGCGCTCGCCATGCTGCACGCGCAACCCGCCTATGGCTGGACGGTCGAAGAGCTCGCGCGCAAGGTCGGCCTCTCGCGTTCGGCGCTGGCGCAGCGCTTCACGGAACTGCTGGGCCAGCCGCCCATGCAGTACCTTGCCCGATGGCGTCTGCAGGTCGCAGCGCAGGCGTTGCGGGACGGGAACCAGACGCTGGCGGCAGTGGCCGAGCAGGTCGGGTATGAATCGGAGGCGGCGTTTAATCGCGCGTTCAAGCGGGAGTTCGGCATGCCGCCGGCCAGCTGGCGACGCGGCAAGGGTCTGGATGGCAGCCGCGATTCGATCGATGCAAACACCAATACTCGGATCGGCGGGGTTTCGTCTGATGAGCGCCTGGTGACGGACTGA
- a CDS encoding HAD family hydrolase: MNTPSNNDVVFLFDVDNTLLDNDHVLTDLRTHMTRQFGEENSARYWQIFEDLRSELGYADYLGALQRYRTVHDDDTQLLLMSCYLIDYPFANRVFPGALDALRYASEFGKTAILSDGDVVFQPRKVSRSGLWDEVEGRVLIYIHKELMLDDVIAHYPARHYVMVDDKLRILTAMKEQWGDRLTTIFPRQGHYALDAREIAKYPDPDITIERIGELTSIDFDALTAEGRR, encoded by the coding sequence ATGAACACACCATCAAACAACGACGTCGTCTTTCTGTTCGACGTCGATAACACGCTGCTCGACAACGATCACGTGCTGACTGACCTGCGCACGCACATGACGCGGCAGTTCGGCGAAGAAAATAGCGCGCGCTACTGGCAGATCTTCGAGGATCTACGCAGCGAGCTCGGCTATGCGGATTATCTCGGCGCGTTGCAGCGCTATCGCACCGTGCACGACGACGACACGCAGCTATTGTTGATGTCGTGCTATCTGATCGATTACCCGTTTGCCAACCGCGTGTTTCCCGGTGCGCTCGATGCGCTGCGCTATGCGAGCGAGTTCGGCAAGACGGCGATCCTTTCCGATGGCGACGTCGTGTTCCAGCCGCGCAAGGTTTCGCGCTCGGGCCTGTGGGACGAAGTGGAAGGGCGCGTGCTGATCTACATTCACAAGGAACTGATGCTCGACGACGTGATCGCCCATTATCCGGCGCGCCACTACGTGATGGTCGACGACAAGCTGCGCATCCTCACCGCGATGAAGGAGCAATGGGGCGACCGCCTGACGACGATCTTCCCGCGCCAGGGCCACTATGCGCTCGATGCCAGAGAGATCGCGAAGTATCCCGACCCCGACATTACGATCGAAAGAATCGGCGAGCTGACGTCGATCGACTTCGATGCATTGACGGCAGAGGGGCGTCGATAG